In Fragaria vesca subsp. vesca linkage group LG5, FraVesHawaii_1.0, whole genome shotgun sequence, the genomic stretch TCCTGGGTTACTTAATCCCTTCTTCTTTCAATTTCATCAAAAACACCCCTCAACTCTCAATTTTCATCAACCGCGCATGTCCAAACCTCCAATCTCCATCCAATTCCTCTGTCAAGTGATGACTTGATATCAAGAAAAATGTCAAATTCTGAAAGTTACCTTTCGGACCATTTTTCTCCCATATCGACACACATCTTCGTTCCCATCACAACTCCCTAACCTTAGTGATTTTGGTGGGATTGAATGCAATTTGTCTATTTTTCTTTTTTCTTGATATCAAGTCATCACTTGACGGAGGAATTTGATGGAGATTGGAGGTTTGGACATGCGCGGCTGATGAAAATTAAGAGTTGAGGAGTGTTTTTGATGAAATTGAAAGAAAAATGACTAACATGATAATCGACCTAAGTTGATGGGGGTAAACTAAAATTAGTTCTATTATTTATCATCAAGAGACTACTCTTGTTCTAGAAATGTTCCACTAACTTTGAACACTATGGTCAGCTCCAAGCCTCCAACAATGATATGGTTGTCAACTTGTCATTGCCATCTCTTATCATGAAGCCAGAAGTAGCAAACCCAGTGTATTTATAAGTGTTGACAAGCTAGAGGAAAGTACCATTGTATTTTCAGTTACTGCTCTCAGCAATCTAAACATGCGTACGGTTTCAGGTTATGCACGGACAATTGATGTAGCAGCAGCCACCATTCCTGTCTGGAAAAAAAATGTTCCATGCACACCATGTTTTTGAACACAACATCTTGGCAAACGGACCATGATAATAGGATTATTTATAAGAAAATAATATTCCTAAGATTCACAGAAGAAACAATCATTCAAGTTCGGGAGTGTAATGCAGTATGACCTAAACCCTGTAATATAAATTATACTCCCATTCTATACCACTTCATTCTTCATTATTTTGTCCAAGATCTGCTAAGATTTCCCTATATTAACCAAAACACAGAAGATCGAGGAACAAAGAACAGAACATTCACTAAAGAAAGAGGGGGGTTCAAAACCCAGTCCTCATGGCAGCGACAACTTAGCGTTAGAGAAGCAACACGGTCGGCAGCCTTGTTCACGACCAGCTGTTTTGCCGGGTTGACGAGATGAGGTAACGGGCTTTGGAGAAAAGGTTCCCATTCTATACCATGAACTTCTTTTTTCATTATTCTGTCCAAGATATTCGCTAACATGAGCTTTCACCACTAATATTCTAATGCTCCCAGCTTCCTCCTCCTCAATAATCAAACATTGGGTCGGAATTGTAGTTGCAAACTTGCAATATATAAGAGAAAAAAGTCTCTAGAGTTGGAAGAGAAATTAGACGAGAGGAGGAAAACATCTAAGCCAATTAAAGGTCCAACATATAAGATGGATAGGCTATAGTCCTATTGGTTTATACCCCTCTTGGTTAATTAGCTTCTATATATCTCCTGCTGGCTATTCTGGGTTTCCTTCTCCTCCCTTTCCAGGAGCCTCGCTCGATCAGTGAATCACATATAGTATCTGACTATCTGCATGCGTCTATTTGAATATGCCTAACTAGTTAGACTTCAGAAACTACAGAATAGAGATCGATCGACTAGTGTTAGCTGTGATCGATATCATCGCGATGGGAAACTGTTTCGGAGCTCGTGTGAAACATTACAACAGCCAACCAGTCAGTAAGCAGTCTAGCCCAGCTGGTATGTACTCGATCTCTTCGATGCATGCTGCATGCATGGTTTTTAATTTTTACTGATTTCTTGAGTGTTAATTAACTATACACAGAGACAATGAGAGACATTAAAGGCATCAAACTAGATGGATTAGAAGTTGGACGTAAAAGAATGATGGACTCCAAGAAAGAGAGCAGTGGAATAGTGATGCCGACAAGTACTAGAGATCATATGCTTCCATGTCCGAATCAAAAACCCTCAGAACCGGAAACTCACCATAAGCTTCCATGTCCGAATCCAAGAACTATGGGGAGGATCGTGAAGCCCAACTTGAAAGAGTTTACGTTTGCGGCGTTGAAAAAGGCAACCCGAAACTTCAAAACGGATACGATTCTCGGGGAGGGAGGTTTTGGGAGGGTTTTTAAGGGGTGGGTGGACAAGAACACGTACGCGCCGTCCAGGGCAGGCATCGGCATGGCCGTCGCCGTCAAGAAGTCTAAGGCGGACAGCTATCAAGGCAGGAAAAAATGGGAGGTAATTAATTGAGTTTAGGTTTAAATAATTCATATACTCGTGTCATTTTATGTGCAACATTTTCAAATGATCGTATATGATGATAACGATCGTATATTTTCAAACAATAATGTAGTGTAGTTAGTTGACTTAGTTCACAAGGATCTTATAGCTGTTTGTAGAAGTCTCCGGCCGTTCCCGGTGTCGAGTAACTTAGTAACTAATATAATTTGACGAAAATTAATTTGTGCAGGCTGAGGTGAATTTCTTAGGGAAATATTTGCATCCAAACCTTGTTAAATTGCTGGGCTATTGCTGCGAGGAGGATCAGTTTCTTCTCGTGTATGAGTACATGCAGAAAGGAAGCTTGGAAAACCACCTCTTTAGAAGTAAGATTACTAAGATATATAGCTAGCTACTTAGCTACGTACATTAACTCAATTTATTTATCAACAAAATAATTTAAGAATGGATAACATGGATATTACATGCACAGATGAAAGTTTTCATTAACTGTTTGTGTGTGTGTGTGTTTGTTTTTTTTTTTATTTTTTTTCCTTAACGCAGAAGGTCAAAAACCACTTTCATGGCGTATAAGGCTTAAAATAGCAATCGGAGCTGCGAGAGGTCTTGCATTCTTGCACACTTCAGAAAAAGTGATTTACCGCGACTTCAAGGCCTCCAATATTTTGTTGGATCAGGTATGTACCATCTCAAATTAGCTTAACTTTTATTTAACAATGTTGAGGAGAGAAATATATCGATCCTTACACTCATCATCTGTTGTTTTCTAGGATTACAATGCAAAACTTTCAGATTTCGGGTTGGCAAAGCTCGGACCATCAAATGAAAACTCGCATGTAACAACAAGTATTATTGGTACATATGGTTACGCAGCTCCGGAATATGTTGCAACTGGTAATGCTGCAATTTCATTGTGCATATATATCGATCTTATGCTCTCTATAAAAGATTAATTTTGAAGATATAACACATGCACCAATGCCAAAATCGAGCTGTGTATATAATCAATTAATCATGCATGTGTCCACTACGTACGCACTAATCCAACCATAGGCTTTGTATAACAATATAAATCAATGGTATGGTATAACCAAATTAAAATAGAACTTTGGAACTTCAAAAATTGTTAATAAGAAAAAAGGTGATGGGTAACTATAACGAAACTTAGAACTCAAGAGAGCCTTGACAAATTTATTTATGCATTTGCCAAAGGAACAAAAAGTATTAATTTCATGATGTTTGGACAATCGAAGAAGGCTGGGTCAATACTAGACCAAATATAGTTTTGGTCAATAGTACGTATATGATGTTTGCATTCTTGTATTCTGACATGATCTTCAATTCAATTCTAGTAGTCTTAGACATGTAAATGTCAAGAAATTTGTCCGAACATTGACTAATTAGCCTCATATGCAGGGCATTTGTACGTAAAGAGCGATGTGTACGGTTTCAGCGTTGTGTTACTGGAGATGTTGACCGGACGGCGAGCCCTCGACACTAACAGACCGGCCGATGAGCACAATTTGGTGGACTGGGCGAGGCCTTCTCTTCTTAAGAATAAAGATGTGAAGCAGATGATGGATCCAAAGCTTGGAGATCAGTATAATATAAAAGGTGCATACCAAGCAGCTGAGCTTATTCACCAGTGCCTGGAATCTGATCCAAAAGACAGGCCATCCATGGAAGAAGTTCTGGTACTTCTGGAGAGGATCAATGCCATTCAGGACAAACCTAAAGGTACAAAACTTAATGACAGAAGGCAAGAAGAAAGTTCAGCACGCCAAAAATATTATAACTACAAGTCTCCAATTCACCAAAGGAACGTTGGCAATGGAGTAACTTATCAAGCTCGGCCACACTAGCTAGTAATTCATTGAAATAGACATTGTAGTTTTGGGCAAGTGTCGATGTTCATCGAGCAGGTGTAGATGAGTTTTGAATCAATAATACCACTGCGGTGAAGATAGATTCTTGCAATTTCTGTCCAAAATTTGTTGCTAGCTGCAGCACTCTGTATAGTATTGCTTTGGATTGTATTGTTGTTCAACTTGGAGATAGATGCTATACTTTGTTATATAGCCTTCATTGTGATTTTATTAAGATAACACGTATAAAACTCGTACTTCTCGATCAACCGGATCTTCTAATTAAGAAATCTCAGATTGGTGGTTGTGGGGGATTGATGATGCCTCGGGTTGATGGTAAAAGTTCTAGCTGATGCCTGAAGTTTCTGATAATATTCATAAAAATAAAACCTTAAAGTTTGTGAAGCTTGGACTAAGATATTGGGACATGATATTATTAGATCCTTATTTGATTAATATTTAGAGGCGCTTTTCTATATGGAAGAAACTGATCTGATGCAGATCTTATGCTACAAATTGTAAGGAGTTTGGACACTCAGACATAGAGTGATAGAGGGGGTGCTGATTCTCTGGATAAACTTGGGCTTAATTCTTATGATATCCTGGATTACTTCGAGCGAGCGAATTATATGTATGGTCAGTTCTAGTGACCTTTCTTCCTAGCTTTAGACGTCCGGGTAGGACGAAAAGAAAGAGGCTAAGACTTGTAACTCGCGTCGATTCTTCAGCTATGTACCTTTCGAGGACATTAGTATTTATCAAGAGACTACTCATCATGTTCTAGAAATGTTCCACTAGCTTTGAACACTATGGTCAGCTCCAAGCCTCCAACAATGATATGGTTGTCATTGCCATCTCTTATAAATTTAGAATGAAGCCAGAAGTAGCAAACCTAGTGTATTCGGTAAGTGTCGACAAGAAGAAAGTACCGTTGTATTTTCAGATGAGGGCTGTCAGCAATCTAAACGGTTTCAGGTTATGCATGCAGGGACAATTGATGTAGCATCAACCACCATTCCTGTCTGGAA encodes the following:
- the LOC101293404 gene encoding protein kinase 2A, chloroplastic-like; translation: MGNCFGARVKHYNSQPVSKQSSPAETMRDIKGIKLDGLEVGRKRMMDSKKESSGIVMPTSTRDHMLPCPNQKPSEPETHHKLPCPNPRTMGRIVKPNLKEFTFAALKKATRNFKTDTILGEGGFGRVFKGWVDKNTYAPSRAGIGMAVAVKKSKADSYQGRKKWEAEVNFLGKYLHPNLVKLLGYCCEEDQFLLVYEYMQKGSLENHLFRKGQKPLSWRIRLKIAIGAARGLAFLHTSEKVIYRDFKASNILLDQDYNAKLSDFGLAKLGPSNENSHVTTSIIGTYGYAAPEYVATGHLYVKSDVYGFSVVLLEMLTGRRALDTNRPADEHNLVDWARPSLLKNKDVKQMMDPKLGDQYNIKGAYQAAELIHQCLESDPKDRPSMEEVLVLLERINAIQDKPKGTKLNDRRQEESSARQKYYNYKSPIHQRNVGNGVTYQARPH